The genomic region CCTCCAAAGGTAAGCAAGTGAATTAGGGGCAAGTTGCTCAAATACACTGTATGGAAATGAGTTACAATGTCATAACATTCTTCTGGGTCAAATACTTCTTGGCCGTCCGGGGAATCctgaacaaaattatatattaatttaaaataaattattaagatttGGAAACTCAAATCAATCGTCAACTCatctatagtaatattatacatccatactataaagtaactctgtctgtctgctactcaatcacgcctaaactactgaaccaatttgcatgaaatttggtatggagatatattcatacccgagaaaggacataggctaccttttattgcgaaatatgtactacGGGCGAAGCTGTGGCGGATcactagtttaaaataaattattgggtTTGCGAAACTCAAATCAATCATCAACTCatctttattcaatttaagtaataatattatacataatacaatcgGGTCAAATATCATTGTATCTCAtagatattttgtaatattaattattttcattgaaatttCTCTCACTAAATTAAACTATCCccaataaaaaatcattagTAATATTACCTCTATAGTATGCCTTATCATTATTTCcttaaaatatttccaaaCTGCTGCTGGTGGTGTCCAGTAATACCACTTGAAATACAAGTGAGTAGAAATATAAAGTGTCATAAGACAGGCTAGTTTTTCAGCAGAGAAGTCCCTTTGTGCACTATAGTCTATAGTTTCCATCAGGAAGCTTATTAAAAAGTTCTTTTCGGAAAGTTGATAATTTggcacaacattttttttcactaGGAATTCACCTTGAAAGAGAAGATATAATTTGATATAGTTAATGATATAAACTCGTGTTGCGTTAACAGCTATAGATCTTTATTACTTACTGgtctgcgggtaaaaccgcgaggcacagctccccgcggttttacaCGAAGTGCTCCGCTCATGTTGGTCATggcgtgataatatattatataggtatatagccttccacgataaataggctatctaacaccgaaagaatttttcaagtcgaaccatattatagataatttatctatacttataatataaacctgaagtttgtttgttaaaacACATCAATCTCTGGAACTACTggtttgatttgaaaaattctttcggtgttggtaAATTATTTACCTAATGAACTTTTCAAACAGTCGCTATTCGCACGAGAAATAATTTCGATAACATCGCTTTCAGAGACGATTGTCCCAATCAGTAATTTCGGCCTGGCTTCATGCTCCGGTTTTCTAAACGGTGGTGCTTCATTCTCTTTTAAAGAATGCAAATAGGAAGGAGCAGATATTTGGATCGTTAACTTGGCTTCTCCCGAAGTTACCGCGGGTATAATAGGTGCTGATGctgcttttattttatcagattcaCTCCCTGTATCTAATGTGCTTGATCGCGAATGTAGCACAGTTTCCATTGTATTagtaattacaattacaaagaATCTAACAAGtgcaaatgtaaataataattgttctttGATAATATATCAAAGTTGTCAACTGAATATGAAGATAAGAATAAGTTTAGTTTGAAGGAGGTTGTATGTTGAaggattattaataaataaaataacttgtttccttatataaaagatttatttcGAACTATACATAATGTACCTAATTTTATGACCTAATCATATTGTGCATGAGCACTCTTACTatctatttgttttaattctattACTTTCGTATCGCTTTGTACTCCTTTCCTTGcctatttctttttctttcttatCATAAGAATCCCAGTATCTGCCCAGTTCACGTGGTTCACTATCATctctatttttgttattacttttatctttatttacttcaTCAGTTTTTCTATTCTTTCTAATTTCTCTTCTCTCATCttctttgttatattttttctcttttttaattgtactttcCTCTGGAGATTCATCAcgcattttttcattttttacttTAGGCTTAAGATCGTGCCCATTTTGTCTGGAGTTTTTGACTTTCcttcttttttttctacttTGTTCATCTTCAGAATCAGAGCTATCTTTTTCTTGGCGCTTTGTATCTTTACGTTTCACAGATTCATGTTGAGTATCGTCACTTTCACTGTCGTCACTACTACTGCTACTGTCGCCACTGCTACTGCTACTGCTCTCGCTGCTGCTGCTGCAACTGCTACTACTGTCTTCGTCCTCACTGCTACTGTCCTGTTtcttcatttttcttttatcattatttttatttttactttgcCTTATTTCCATATCTTTTTGTCGCCCTGATTTGCCGG from Colias croceus chromosome 3, ilColCroc2.1 harbors:
- the LOC123705936 gene encoding uncharacterized protein LOC123705936, with the protein product METVLHSRSSTLDTGSESDKIKAASAPIIPAVTSGEAKLTIQISAPSYLHSLKENEAPPFRKPEHEARPKLLIGTIVSESDVIEIISRANSDCLKSSLGEFLVKKNVVPNYQLSEKNFLISFLMETIDYSAQRDFSAEKLACLMTLYISTHLYFKWYYWTPPAAVWKYFKEIMIRHTIEDSPDGQEVFDPEECYDIVTHFHTVYLSNLPLIHLLTFGGFRLKLLWPFKQK